Proteins encoded in a region of the Pseudomonas putida genome:
- a CDS encoding antitoxin Xre/MbcA/ParS toxin-binding domain-containing protein — MVESSSLFKARNLVGRITGRSTRSIHRLSHPAQAHRLDAQQSAVAFQYAKGLELASKVFGSQMLAEQWLCRPCGRLLGFVPFEMLDTSLGFSVVADYLERIRLGVYQ, encoded by the coding sequence ATGGTCGAGTCATCGAGCCTGTTCAAGGCTCGTAACCTCGTCGGGCGAATCACAGGAAGATCGACCAGAAGCATTCACCGTCTGAGCCATCCCGCTCAGGCCCATCGTCTGGATGCCCAGCAGAGCGCGGTGGCGTTCCAGTATGCGAAAGGACTGGAGCTTGCATCGAAGGTATTTGGCTCTCAGATGCTCGCGGAGCAGTGGCTTTGTCGGCCGTGCGGCCGTTTGTTGGGGTTTGTACCCTTCGAGATGCTCGACACGTCGCTCGGGTTCAGCGTCGTAGCGGACTATCTTGAGCGTATACGCTTGGGTGTCTACCAGTAG
- a CDS encoding DUF2790 domain-containing protein: MKVIKSITAILALVASSAVLAEGGSDRLHGKMIQANEQAMRAYAAAKGKNPPEVIHYRYGMRLDVAKVISMTSTKASCDVMPAQMNYEDSNGDVKILEYRTAGVGCRGQN, encoded by the coding sequence ATGAAAGTCATCAAAAGTATCACCGCTATCCTGGCCCTAGTGGCTTCGTCAGCCGTACTCGCCGAAGGAGGATCCGACCGTCTGCATGGAAAGATGATTCAGGCCAATGAGCAAGCTATGCGAGCTTATGCCGCTGCCAAGGGAAAGAACCCACCGGAGGTGATCCACTATCGCTACGGGATGCGGCTCGACGTGGCGAAGGTGATCAGCATGACGTCGACCAAGGCGAGCTGTGACGTGATGCCGGCACAGATGAATTACGAGGATTCCAACGGAGACGTGAAAATCCTTGAATACCGGACCGCTGGAGTCGGTTGCCGGGGCCAGAACTGA
- a CDS encoding cytochrome c — translation MKKTITTLLGAGAVGSAAVLGTAYFGLVNVGADDPHFPAVHSFLAMARDRSIEVRARDIEVPDLKEAALIKAGAGNYNAMCIGCHLAPGVGKTELSQALYPSPPDLTKVGVGGDPAAAFWTIKHGIKATGMPAWGKSMGDEYIWGIVAFLDQLPQMNAEQYKALVATSGGHQHGGGESDMHNHEGQHGGSGRAEHGDHDEAADDDHAQAAHDHGAAPAGSAQAADHHGDHNAAEAHSDAHPTSSPKTHVHKDGKEHTHAN, via the coding sequence ATGAAAAAAACAATTACAACGCTGCTTGGGGCCGGTGCTGTCGGAAGTGCTGCGGTATTGGGCACAGCCTATTTCGGTCTGGTGAATGTCGGCGCTGATGATCCTCACTTCCCGGCAGTCCATTCCTTTCTCGCCATGGCTCGTGATCGGTCTATTGAGGTTCGAGCGCGAGACATCGAAGTCCCTGATCTGAAGGAAGCCGCGTTGATCAAAGCGGGGGCGGGCAACTACAACGCCATGTGTATAGGCTGTCACCTTGCCCCTGGCGTTGGGAAGACTGAGCTAAGCCAAGCGCTATACCCGTCGCCACCCGACCTCACCAAGGTGGGTGTCGGAGGCGATCCAGCCGCCGCATTCTGGACAATCAAGCACGGTATCAAAGCCACGGGCATGCCCGCCTGGGGCAAGAGCATGGGCGATGAGTACATCTGGGGAATCGTCGCGTTCCTGGATCAACTGCCCCAGATGAATGCCGAGCAGTACAAGGCCTTGGTGGCCACGAGCGGCGGCCACCAGCACGGCGGCGGTGAAAGCGATATGCACAACCATGAGGGCCAGCACGGCGGGAGCGGTCGTGCCGAGCATGGTGATCACGATGAAGCGGCAGACGACGATCATGCCCAGGCAGCTCACGACCATGGAGCTGCACCCGCAGGCTCCGCTCAAGCGGCAGATCATCACGGTGACCACAATGCGGCCGAGGCCCATTCGGATGCCCACCCGACATCGTCGCCAAAGACGCATGTTCACAAAGACGGTAAGGAGCACACTCATGCCAACTAA
- a CDS encoding copper resistance system multicopper oxidase yields the protein MQSKTTRRSFVKGLAATGLLGGLGMWRAPVWAVTSPGQPNVLSGNEFDLYIGELPVNITGAARTAMAINGSVPGPILRWREGDTVTLRVRNRLKQDTSIHWHGIILPANMDGVPGLSFHGIAPDGMYEYKFKVHQNGTYWYHSHSGLQEQSGVYGALVIDAKDPEPFVYDRDYVVMLSDWTDEDPARVLSKLKKQSDYYNFHKRTVSDFVDDVSEKGWSAAVADRKMWAEMKMSPTDLADVSGYTYTYLMNGQAPNGNWTGIFKPGEKIRLRFINGSAMTYFDVRIPGLKMTVVAADGQYVKPVSVDEFRIAVAETYDVIVEPENEQAYTIFAQSMDRTGYSRGTLAVREGLQAPVPAVDPRPIIAMSDMGMDHGSMGGMDHGSMAGMDQGSMAGMDHSKMAGMDHGSMAGMDHSKMTGMGNEGMAGMSGAMQSHPASETNNPLVDMQTMSPTPKLNDPGIGLRNNGRRVLTYADLRSTFIDPDGREPGRTIELHLTGHMEKFAWSFDGIKFSDAEPLRLKYGERLRITLVNDTMMTHPIHLHGMWSDLEDENGNFMVRKHTIDMPPGSKRSYRVTADALGRWAYHCHLLFHMEMGMFREVRVDE from the coding sequence ATGCAAAGCAAAACCACGAGACGATCATTCGTCAAAGGCCTGGCCGCTACCGGACTTCTGGGTGGGCTCGGCATGTGGCGCGCGCCGGTCTGGGCTGTGACCAGCCCTGGCCAACCGAACGTGCTCAGCGGCAATGAATTCGACCTGTATATCGGTGAACTGCCCGTCAACATTACGGGGGCAGCTCGTACGGCCATGGCCATCAACGGCTCCGTGCCTGGGCCGATCCTGCGATGGCGCGAAGGCGACACCGTGACGCTGCGTGTACGCAACCGGTTGAAACAGGACACCTCCATTCACTGGCACGGCATAATCCTGCCCGCCAATATGGACGGTGTGCCGGGCTTGAGCTTTCACGGCATCGCTCCCGATGGCATGTACGAATACAAGTTCAAGGTCCACCAGAACGGCACTTACTGGTATCACAGCCACTCAGGCCTCCAAGAGCAGTCTGGGGTCTATGGCGCACTGGTGATCGATGCTAAGGATCCCGAGCCGTTTGTATATGACCGCGATTACGTCGTCATGCTCAGCGATTGGACGGATGAGGACCCGGCGCGGGTGCTCTCCAAACTCAAGAAGCAGTCCGACTATTACAACTTCCACAAGCGCACGGTCAGCGACTTCGTTGACGACGTGAGCGAGAAAGGCTGGTCGGCCGCTGTAGCGGATCGGAAGATGTGGGCTGAAATGAAGATGAGCCCCACCGACCTCGCAGATGTGAGCGGGTATACCTACACCTACCTCATGAACGGCCAAGCTCCGAACGGCAACTGGACGGGTATCTTCAAGCCCGGCGAGAAGATCCGCCTGCGATTCATCAACGGCTCGGCCATGACCTATTTCGATGTCCGGATTCCTGGGCTCAAGATGACGGTTGTGGCTGCCGACGGCCAGTACGTCAAACCCGTATCGGTCGATGAGTTCCGGATCGCCGTTGCTGAAACCTACGATGTCATCGTCGAGCCTGAAAACGAACAGGCCTATACGATTTTCGCGCAATCCATGGACCGTACCGGGTATTCCCGAGGCACCCTGGCAGTTCGCGAAGGCTTGCAAGCGCCCGTACCGGCGGTAGATCCACGCCCGATCATCGCCATGAGCGATATGGGCATGGACCACGGCAGCATGGGCGGAATGGATCATGGCAGCATGGCTGGCATGGACCAGGGCAGCATGGCCGGCATGGATCACAGCAAGATGGCTGGAATGGACCACGGCAGCATGGCCGGTATGGACCACAGCAAGATGACTGGGATGGGCAATGAAGGCATGGCCGGCATGAGCGGCGCAATGCAAAGCCATCCGGCTTCCGAGACCAACAACCCACTGGTCGATATGCAGACTATGTCGCCAACGCCAAAGCTGAACGATCCGGGAATTGGCCTACGCAACAACGGGCGTCGAGTGCTGACGTACGCCGATCTGCGGAGCACCTTCATCGATCCCGATGGTCGAGAGCCTGGACGGACAATCGAACTGCACCTTACCGGCCACATGGAGAAGTTCGCGTGGTCGTTCGACGGTATCAAATTCTCCGACGCTGAACCGCTGCGGTTGAAATATGGCGAGCGTCTTCGCATCACCTTGGTCAACGACACCATGATGACTCACCCCATCCACCTCCACGGTATGTGGAGTGATCTGGAGGACGAGAACGGCAACTTCATGGTTCGCAAGCACACCATCGACATGCCACCTGGCTCAAAACGAAGCTATCGCGTCACCGCAGATGCCTTGGGACGTTGGGCCTATCACTGTCACCTACTGTTCCACATGGAAATGGGCATGTTCCGAGAAGTACGTGTGGACGAATGA
- a CDS encoding heavy metal sensor histidine kinase has product MRPQSSLVKRLTLMFMFAVTAVLVVAGVAFYGLSQHHFRMLDEQALSEKLESTRHILSISAARGELGDQEQQLRALLGAHQDLSAKITKADGTTLFSDSKASQIPQRFEQARQGAVWEWQDESQNFRGITAQLAIAGEPEPVTAVLMLDVTTHAHFFHTLQWWFGIGLVISAVVSAGLGWVVAKSGLRPVGQITKVATAMSARSLRERIPLKPVPIELQELILSFNGMLGRLEDAFVRLSNFSADIAHELRTPVSNLLTHTEVVLTKKRDLDAYEENLYSNLEDLKRMSRMIDDMLFLAKADNGLIVPEQIDVDLSELVYKLFEYYQFLAEDRGIQLTLQGRGKVRGDRLMIDRALSNILSNALRYTPEGNEISVQIEQTRETVTLSVRNSGVTIDPQHIGKIFHRFYRADPARREGGPSNAGLGLSITRSIIEAHSGRIWCTSAEGVTTFFISLPASMRLVGAAPTP; this is encoded by the coding sequence ATGCGCCCGCAATCATCGCTCGTCAAGCGACTGACCCTGATGTTCATGTTCGCGGTGACTGCTGTCTTGGTCGTTGCCGGCGTGGCTTTCTACGGGCTCAGCCAGCACCATTTCCGGATGCTGGATGAGCAGGCGCTCTCCGAAAAGCTGGAGTCAACGCGTCATATTCTGTCCATTTCAGCAGCGCGAGGCGAGCTCGGCGATCAGGAGCAGCAGCTGCGGGCATTGCTCGGCGCACATCAGGATCTTTCGGCGAAAATCACCAAGGCTGACGGAACGACCCTTTTTTCAGACTCCAAAGCCTCCCAAATTCCTCAGCGGTTCGAGCAGGCGCGCCAGGGTGCGGTCTGGGAGTGGCAGGATGAATCGCAGAACTTCCGCGGTATCACCGCCCAGTTGGCCATCGCGGGCGAGCCGGAACCTGTGACGGCGGTGCTGATGCTCGATGTCACCACTCATGCCCATTTCTTCCACACCTTGCAGTGGTGGTTCGGGATCGGCTTGGTGATCAGTGCAGTGGTGAGTGCAGGCTTGGGCTGGGTCGTGGCCAAAAGCGGGCTTCGGCCTGTCGGGCAAATCACCAAAGTGGCGACCGCGATGTCAGCAAGATCGCTCCGCGAGCGCATTCCCCTGAAGCCCGTACCGATTGAGCTTCAGGAGCTCATCCTGTCTTTCAACGGGATGCTGGGACGATTGGAGGATGCATTCGTTCGGTTGTCCAACTTTTCTGCCGATATCGCTCACGAGTTGAGAACGCCGGTCAGCAACCTACTGACCCATACTGAAGTGGTGCTCACCAAGAAGCGTGACCTGGATGCATATGAGGAAAACCTCTATTCGAACCTGGAAGACCTCAAGCGCATGTCGCGCATGATTGACGACATGCTTTTCCTCGCCAAGGCGGACAACGGTCTGATCGTGCCCGAGCAGATCGATGTGGACCTCTCCGAACTCGTATACAAGCTGTTCGAGTACTACCAGTTCCTGGCTGAGGACCGGGGCATTCAGCTGACCCTCCAAGGTCGTGGCAAGGTTCGTGGCGATCGCCTGATGATTGACCGAGCGCTTTCCAACATTTTATCGAACGCGTTGCGCTACACCCCGGAAGGCAACGAGATATCAGTGCAGATCGAGCAAACACGTGAAACCGTGACGCTATCCGTACGTAACAGCGGAGTAACCATCGATCCTCAGCACATTGGCAAGATCTTCCACCGGTTCTATCGGGCCGATCCAGCCAGACGCGAAGGCGGGCCAAGCAATGCAGGCCTAGGCCTGTCGATAACACGCTCCATCATCGAGGCTCACAGCGGACGAATTTGGTGTACTTCAGCGGAGGGTGTCACAACCTTCTTCATCAGTCTCCCAGCCTCCATGCGGTTGGTTGGTGCAGCCCCAACCCCTTAA
- a CDS encoding copper resistance protein B, with product MANSLGRPSLLALTVSISMLGVTPSFAAEEMDHSGMDHSKMGHGSMQMDAAPSESMPAMDHSKMGMGKQQKKPAPVDHSQMGHAQSKSKSSPVDHNKMDHSKMNHGNMQGMDHGSMKGMDHSQMNHSSATSPTTTSRTPIPVLTDADRESAFPPLGGHQVHDSGINSFFLLDQLEYQDADEGSTLAWDASGWIGGDINRLWVRSEGERTNGVTEDAELQLLYGRSVSPWWDVVAGVRQDFKPESPQTWAAFGIQGMALYDFEAEATAFIGENGQTAARLEGEYDILLTNRLILQPTAEVNFYGKNDPERGVGSGLANTEVGLRLRYEIVRQFAPYIGVTWSRSYGNTADFIRDEGGDVDEARFVAGIRMWF from the coding sequence ATGGCCAATAGCCTCGGGCGGCCTTCGCTGCTGGCTCTGACCGTTTCGATCAGCATGCTGGGCGTAACGCCCAGCTTCGCTGCTGAAGAAATGGATCACTCGGGCATGGATCATTCGAAAATGGGGCACGGCTCCATGCAAATGGATGCTGCTCCATCCGAATCGATGCCGGCGATGGATCACAGCAAGATGGGGATGGGCAAACAGCAGAAAAAGCCTGCCCCTGTTGATCACAGCCAGATGGGGCATGCTCAAAGCAAGAGTAAATCCAGCCCGGTGGACCACAACAAGATGGACCACAGCAAAATGAACCATGGAAACATGCAGGGCATGGATCACGGCTCTATGAAGGGCATGGACCATTCCCAGATGAACCATAGCTCAGCGACTTCTCCGACCACGACGAGCCGCACGCCGATTCCAGTGCTCACTGATGCGGATCGCGAGTCGGCCTTTCCGCCCCTGGGTGGCCACCAAGTGCACGACAGCGGAATCAACAGCTTCTTCCTGTTGGACCAGCTCGAATACCAGGACGCCGATGAGGGCAGCACCCTGGCCTGGGACGCATCAGGCTGGATAGGCGGCGACATTAATCGCCTCTGGGTTCGTTCGGAAGGCGAGCGCACCAATGGGGTAACCGAAGATGCTGAGCTGCAACTCCTGTACGGGCGCTCGGTCAGCCCTTGGTGGGATGTGGTCGCCGGGGTCCGCCAGGATTTCAAACCGGAATCCCCACAGACCTGGGCAGCCTTTGGTATTCAGGGCATGGCTCTGTATGACTTCGAGGCCGAAGCCACGGCGTTTATAGGCGAGAACGGTCAGACTGCTGCGCGTCTTGAGGGCGAATACGACATCCTGCTGACCAATCGCTTGATTTTGCAGCCCACGGCCGAGGTCAATTTCTATGGCAAGAACGATCCTGAGCGCGGCGTTGGCTCGGGCCTTGCCAATACCGAAGTCGGGCTGCGCCTACGGTATGAAATTGTCCGCCAGTTTGCTCCATACATAGGCGTTACCTGGAGCCGCTCCTACGGCAACACCGCTGACTTCATCCGAGACGAGGGTGGAGATGTTGATGAGGCACGCTTCGTTGCCGGTATCCGGATGTGGTTCTGA
- a CDS encoding heavy metal response regulator transcription factor: protein MKLLVAEDEPKTGVYLQQGLTEAGFTVDRVMTGTDALQQAQSEAYDLLILDVMMPGLDGWEVLRKIRAAGKDVPVLFLTARDGVDDRVKGLELGADDYLVKPFAFSELLARVRTLLRRGNGGSAQTTMKMADLEVDLLKRRATRNGKRIDLTAKEFALLELLMRRRGEVLPKSLIASQVWDMNFDSDTNVIEVAIRRLRAKIDDDFAPKLIHTARGMGYMMDVAE, encoded by the coding sequence ATGAAATTACTCGTAGCCGAAGATGAGCCGAAAACCGGTGTCTACCTCCAGCAAGGCCTAACAGAGGCTGGCTTCACTGTAGACCGGGTGATGACAGGCACTGACGCCCTGCAACAGGCGCAGAGCGAAGCGTATGACTTGCTGATCTTGGACGTAATGATGCCGGGGCTCGATGGCTGGGAGGTCCTGCGCAAGATCCGGGCAGCGGGGAAAGACGTGCCGGTCCTCTTTCTCACGGCCCGTGATGGCGTAGATGATCGCGTTAAAGGCTTGGAGCTGGGTGCTGATGACTACCTTGTGAAGCCCTTTGCGTTCTCTGAGCTGTTGGCTCGGGTCCGCACACTGCTGCGCAGAGGCAACGGTGGTTCTGCTCAAACCACCATGAAGATGGCGGACCTTGAGGTTGACCTGCTCAAGCGCCGGGCTACGCGAAACGGCAAGCGGATCGACCTTACTGCCAAGGAGTTTGCCCTTTTGGAGCTGCTCATGCGCCGACGCGGGGAGGTGCTCCCCAAGTCGCTGATCGCTTCTCAGGTCTGGGACATGAACTTCGACAGTGACACCAACGTGATCGAGGTCGCGATTCGCCGACTGCGGGCCAAGATTGATGACGACTTCGCGCCAAAGCTCATCCATACCGCCCGAGGCATGGGCTACATGATGGATGTGGCAGAGTGA
- a CDS encoding DUF4238 domain-containing protein encodes MPNPPRNHHFVPQHFLKAWQYAPGRVFRYRRLPSNGALEIKPVAIKHTASIEDLYRIDFPDGGFEVESSHITPMIDEAGHKIIEKARSSRVQGWNHLDRRQLANTLTFLEARHPDILKAMDIRSELDLIRQNMKDEQISSHTSINEVVDYFKSSKSLGAMSLVLFAQNEISPFIDEAFSDGLLKATMREYNWEQPGLLASDYPASRWGDYLRDLLFIIAISPGKALVFSNNPNVVVYDHLKPHVRARLINLYSLAKARTAYYFDETQGEFVSAHLGWALNRSTLSKQRDYVKDFLLAENAWDL; translated from the coding sequence ATGCCGAATCCCCCTCGCAATCACCATTTCGTTCCACAACACTTTCTCAAGGCTTGGCAATACGCTCCTGGGAGAGTCTTCCGCTACCGCCGACTGCCTTCGAATGGTGCGCTGGAAATCAAGCCGGTTGCTATAAAACATACTGCTTCGATTGAGGACTTGTACCGTATCGACTTTCCCGATGGGGGATTTGAGGTCGAATCCAGCCATATTACCCCGATGATTGATGAAGCGGGCCATAAGATCATCGAAAAGGCACGTAGCAGTAGAGTTCAGGGTTGGAACCATCTGGACCGCCGACAACTGGCGAACACCCTGACGTTTCTGGAGGCTCGCCATCCCGACATTCTAAAAGCCATGGATATCCGCTCGGAACTCGATCTTATTAGGCAAAATATGAAGGATGAGCAGATCTCATCACATACTTCGATCAATGAAGTGGTTGACTATTTTAAATCAAGCAAGTCCCTCGGTGCGATGTCGTTAGTCCTATTCGCCCAGAACGAGATTTCGCCGTTTATTGACGAGGCATTTTCAGATGGACTCTTGAAGGCAACCATGCGGGAGTACAATTGGGAACAACCGGGCTTGCTCGCATCTGATTACCCCGCATCTCGCTGGGGAGACTATTTGAGGGACCTGTTGTTCATCATCGCCATCTCGCCAGGTAAAGCTTTAGTATTCTCCAATAACCCCAACGTTGTCGTCTATGATCATCTCAAGCCGCACGTACGTGCTCGGCTGATCAATCTGTATTCCTTGGCGAAGGCGCGCACGGCTTATTACTTCGACGAGACTCAGGGCGAGTTTGTCAGCGCTCATCTCGGCTGGGCTCTAAACCGCTCCACTCTTTCAAAGCAGCGCGACTACGTCAAAGATTTTTTACTCGCCGAGAATGCTTGGGACCTCTAG
- a CDS encoding co-regulatory protein PtrA N-terminal domain-containing protein yields MNMVKAIVVVVTFGMAGIALAEGGADRTFARMEAARQNSMQAYQVAQQEKEQPPVAAQSSKHVGHESC; encoded by the coding sequence ATGAACATGGTCAAAGCAATTGTGGTGGTCGTTACCTTCGGCATGGCAGGCATCGCCCTGGCAGAGGGCGGCGCGGACCGGACCTTTGCGCGGATGGAAGCGGCTCGCCAAAACTCCATGCAGGCCTATCAGGTTGCGCAGCAGGAGAAAGAGCAGCCGCCGGTCGCCGCACAGTCCAGCAAGCATGTCGGCCACGAGAGCTGCTGA
- a CDS encoding transposase: protein MQSQRRSYSKSFKAQVVQECAQPGASIASVAQKHSLNANLVHKWIRVLTNKTMALQPAFIPVPLPLAGGHSQAASSSICIEIQHPRGTVKVNWPTESAVACATFLRDLLE from the coding sequence ATGCAGTCACAACGCCGTTCCTATTCAAAATCCTTCAAGGCCCAAGTTGTCCAAGAGTGCGCCCAGCCCGGCGCATCGATTGCCAGCGTCGCGCAGAAGCACAGCCTTAACGCGAACCTCGTACATAAATGGATTAGGGTACTCACGAACAAAACTATGGCGCTGCAACCTGCTTTCATTCCAGTGCCCTTGCCGCTAGCCGGAGGACATTCGCAGGCAGCTTCATCAAGTATCTGCATTGAAATCCAGCACCCGCGTGGCACCGTCAAAGTGAACTGGCCGACCGAAAGCGCTGTCGCCTGTGCCACCTTTCTGCGAGACCTGTTGGAATGA
- the tnpB gene encoding IS66 family insertion sequence element accessory protein TnpB (TnpB, as the term is used for proteins encoded by IS66 family insertion elements, is considered an accessory protein, since TnpC, encoded by a neighboring gene, is a DDE family transposase.) yields MIRIDAIWLATEPMDMRAGTETALARVIAVFGVAKPHCAYLFANRRANRMKVLVHDGVGIWLAARRLNQGKFHWPGIRHGSEVELDNEQLQALVLGLPWQRVGAGSAITVL; encoded by the coding sequence ATGATTCGGATCGATGCCATCTGGCTTGCCACCGAGCCTATGGACATGCGCGCCGGTACCGAGACCGCGCTGGCCAGGGTGATCGCGGTGTTCGGTGTGGCGAAGCCGCACTGCGCATACCTCTTCGCTAATCGCCGTGCCAACCGAATGAAAGTCTTGGTGCATGACGGTGTGGGCATTTGGCTGGCAGCGCGACGATTGAACCAAGGCAAGTTTCATTGGCCCGGCATCCGTCACGGATCGGAAGTCGAACTCGATAACGAGCAACTTCAAGCCTTGGTACTGGGTTTGCCGTGGCAGCGGGTCGGCGCAGGCAGCGCGATCACAGTGCTTTAG
- a CDS encoding DUF411 domain-containing protein yields the protein MPTNRIFVRLAAIAGLLVTSAAYAAEPLSIDVHRDANCGCCKKWIAHLEANGFKVTDHVETDMSAVKQKLGVSPRLASCHTAVIDGKFVEGHVPAEQIRELRGRNDLVGIAVPGMPAGSPGMEVDGVSHAYQVIGLIKSGEDQVVANYPAK from the coding sequence ATGCCAACTAACCGGATATTCGTTCGGCTAGCCGCTATCGCTGGGCTTCTGGTGACCTCGGCGGCCTATGCTGCCGAGCCATTGTCCATCGACGTTCACCGAGACGCGAACTGCGGTTGCTGCAAGAAGTGGATCGCGCACCTGGAAGCCAATGGTTTCAAAGTGACCGACCATGTTGAGACGGACATGAGCGCAGTGAAACAGAAGCTGGGCGTATCGCCACGGTTAGCGTCCTGCCACACAGCTGTGATCGACGGAAAGTTTGTTGAAGGTCACGTGCCAGCTGAGCAGATTCGAGAACTCAGGGGGCGGAACGATCTAGTCGGGATCGCCGTACCAGGAATGCCAGCTGGGTCCCCAGGCATGGAGGTTGATGGCGTAAGCCATGCCTACCAAGTCATTGGTTTAATCAAAAGCGGCGAGGACCAAGTAGTCGCCAACTATCCAGCCAAATAA
- a CDS encoding AbrB/MazE/SpoVT family DNA-binding domain-containing protein, with translation MTQSARTTVKCLDPGDGSGDVIVELPDDILRELGVTTGDRLSIELINGDIVLKPVRERRESD, from the coding sequence ATGACTCAATCAGCGCGCACCACGGTAAAGTGCCTAGATCCCGGCGACGGCTCCGGCGATGTGATTGTGGAATTACCCGATGACATTTTGCGCGAGCTCGGGGTCACGACGGGCGACAGACTCTCCATCGAGCTCATCAACGGCGATATCGTACTCAAGCCAGTCCGCGAGCGCCGTGAATCTGACTAG